The following proteins come from a genomic window of Diadema setosum chromosome 20, eeDiaSeto1, whole genome shotgun sequence:
- the LOC140243601 gene encoding histidine protein methyltransferase 1 homolog, with translation MGDFKFDFSVSPEDENDNEASLSDGAEDGGKRPVPCVKNSPGKLELRPAKEIFVDQAENDPEVFDHKAVVSVECGPFHISYLSPERVEESVKECASVGLSAVKEALSDHSDLVPCVYEGGLKVWECSLDLVTFLEEESIPLSNQFVLELGCGTGLPGIYAMKKEARVHFQDYNEEVVELMTIPNVLLNSAQGLPGNQCRFFAGDWSYVQDLLEKEAIQYDVILTSETIYNVDSQPRLYQTIKALLKSSGTVFIAAKTHYFGVGGGTRQFEEYVQGLQEFDIECRKVISQGVQREILQMKFKKGR, from the exons ATGGGTGACTTTAAATTTGACTTTTCTGTGAGCCCTGAggatgaaaatgacaatgaagCAAGTTTGTCAGATGGAG CAGAGGATGGTGGTAAAAGGCCGGTGCCTTGTGTAAAGAATTCCCCAGGAAAGTTGGAGCTAAGACCAGCCAAAGAAATCTTTGTGGACCAAGCAGAGAATGACCCAGAAGTTTTTGACCACAAG GCTGTCGTCTCCGTGGAATGTGGTCCTTTTCACATCTCATATCTCAGCCCAGAGCGTGTGGAGGAGAGTGTCAAGGAATGTGCATCTGTTGGGCTGAGTGCAGTCAAAGAGGCATTGTCGGATCATTCAGATCTTGTCCCTTGTGTATATGAAG GAGGACTAAAAGTCTGGGAGTGTTCCCTTGATCTTGTCACCTTCCTGGAAGAGGAGAGCATACCACTGTCCAACCAGTTTGTTCTGGAGCTCGGTTGTGGCACTGGATTGCCGGGTATCTATGCCATGAAGAAAGAGGCCAGGGTTCATTTCCAGGATTAT AATGAAGAGGTTGTGGAGCTGATGACCATACCCAATGTGCTACTGAATTCCGCTCAGGGGTTGCCAGGCAACCAGTGCAGGTTCTTTGCAGGAGACTGGAGTTATGTGCAGGATTTGCTGGAGAAGGAAGCAATACA GTATGATGTCATCTTGACCTCGGAAACGATATACAACGTAGACTCGCAGCCTCGGCTCTATCAAACTATCAAGGCTCTCCTGAAGTCGAGCGGGACAGT CTTTATTGCTGCAAAAACCCACTACTTTGGAGTAGGTGGAGGTACAAGACAATTTGAGGAATACGTACAAGGGCTTCAGGAGTTTGACATCGAGTGCCGCAAGGTCATATCTCAAG GAGTCCAGAGAGAAATTCTTCAGATGAAATTCAAGAAGGGCAGGTGA
- the LOC140243810 gene encoding protein FAM221A-like, which produces MSDRGYMLKFGPGAAESVDQYLEYRRIVGGDDGGTLFTPKQYEDYKKRVLPARMKNRLFVSWTSPTGMDCKLIGPETKCFCQHRYKQHKTDFEELPLERPILLPCRVKGCKCSAFNYVPLNGSQPIRCRCKHFTDEHSADKHHGCQKAGCQCVSFRSSFTCSCGQPTYAHDTIVETKAEREARGHPVGRDVPYAAMGGLTGFSSLAEGYMRLDDSGIGTPDDAFLNQPIGAADHPFLRMHGPTLNRLEGRSNQEVARMTDDLANFKLTGTDADMEYYEKRYQQRLKEERQRARAAPNIRAPARRQPLPSIKTAAGSTAASRKTATSAGRSQSGKSANKPSSSGK; this is translated from the exons ATGAGTGACAGGGGATATATGCTGAAATTTGGTCCAGGGGCCGCCGAATCTGTCGACCAGTATCTGGAATATCGAAG AATtgttggtggtgatgatggggGCACGCTGTTCACCCCTAAGCAGTATGAGGACTACAAAAAGAGAGTTCTCCCAGCCAGGATGAAAAACCGACTTTTTGTCAGCTGGACGTCACCGACTGGAATGGACTGCAAGCTGATTGGCCCGGAAACCAAATGTTTTTGTCAGCACAG ATACAAGCAGCATAAAACTGACTTTGAGGAGCTACCTTTAGAGAGACCGATCCTGTTGCCATGCAGGGTCAAAGGTTGCAAGTGCTCTGCGTTTAACTACGTTCCACTGAATGGGagccagccaatcagatgcaggTGCAAGCACTTTACAGATGAACACTCGGCAGATAAACATCATGGCTGCCAGAAAG CGGGATGCCAATGCGTATCCTTCCGGAGCTCATTCACTTGTAGCTGTGGCCAACCTACGTACGCACACGACACGATCGTCGAGACGAAGGCGGAGCGTGAGGCCAGGGGTCATCCAGTCGGTCGGGACGTCCCCTACGCGGCCATGGGTGGTCTGACCGGGTTTAGCTCCCTGGCGGAAGGCTACATGAGGCTAGATGATAGCGGAATTG GTACGCCAGATGATGCATTTCTCAACCAGCCAATCGGAGCCGCTGACCATCCATTCCTACGCATGCATGGACCAACTCTCAACCGGTTGGAGGGCAGAAGCAACCAGGAGGTCGCGAGGATGACCGATGACCTGGCGAACTTTAAGCTGACCGGTACGGACGCAGACATGGAGTATTACGAGAAGAGATACCAGCAGAGG CTGAAAGAAGAGAGGCAACGAGCCAGAGCCGCCCCAAACATCAGAGCCCCTGCAAGGAGGCAGCCTTTGCCTTCAATCAAGACAGCAGCTGGCAGCACGGCAGCCAGTAGAAAGACAGCAACCAGTGCCGGCAGATCGCAGAGTGGCAAGTCAGCGAATAAGCCATCATCGTCTGGGAAATGA